The following proteins are co-located in the Hydrogenophaga sp. RAC07 genome:
- a CDS encoding HPr family phosphocarrier protein has product MIKTTVTISNKLGLHARASAKLTKLAGSFASDVWMSRGDRRVNAKSIMGVMMLAAGLGSTVEVETTGPDEQVAMDALIALINDKFGEGE; this is encoded by the coding sequence ATGATCAAGACCACCGTGACCATCAGCAATAAGCTGGGGCTGCATGCACGCGCCTCGGCCAAACTCACCAAACTCGCGGGCAGCTTCGCCAGCGACGTGTGGATGTCGCGCGGCGACCGCCGTGTGAATGCGAAAAGCATCATGGGCGTGATGATGCTGGCAGCGGGTCTGGGCAGCACGGTCGAGGTGGAGACCACCGGACCCGATGAGCAGGTGGCGATGGACGCGTTGATCGCACTCATCAACGACAAGTTCGGCGAAGGAGAGTGA
- a CDS encoding PTS sugar transporter subunit IIA yields MNGILIIAHAPLASALRQCVMHVFPDSADAVAALDVQPNVPPEESLAQARAIMRQMQLPQTLVVTDVFGATPCNVAQKLIDGINSKLITGVNLPMLLRTVSYRHESLDALISRAMIGATQGVIQVAVTAPQNQARRATHDQDHRDHQQ; encoded by the coding sequence ATGAACGGCATCCTCATCATTGCGCACGCACCCTTGGCTTCCGCCCTGCGACAGTGCGTCATGCATGTGTTCCCCGACAGCGCCGATGCTGTTGCGGCACTCGATGTCCAACCCAACGTACCGCCCGAAGAATCGCTGGCGCAGGCGCGCGCGATCATGCGCCAGATGCAACTGCCGCAAACCCTGGTGGTGACCGACGTGTTCGGCGCTACGCCGTGCAACGTGGCGCAGAAACTCATCGACGGCATCAACTCCAAGTTGATCACCGGCGTGAACCTGCCCATGCTGCTGCGCACCGTGTCGTACCGGCACGAATCGCTGGACGCGCTGATCTCGCGCGCCATGATCGGTGCCACGCAAGGGGTGATTCAAGTCGCGGTGACCGCTCCGCAGAACCAGGCCAGACGAGCCACCCATGATCAAGACCACCGTGACCATCAGCAATAA